In Candidatus Tectomicrobia bacterium, the DNA window GGGCAGCGTTTCGGCGGCATCCACCACGGATCGGTCGAGCGCGGGCTTCACCTCGGCCAGGGGAAGCGATACGGCCTTGGCGCCCAAGGCAGGGAAAAGCGTCTTGGAAAACGACCGGACGCGCATCCCCTTGAAATCCTCCAGCGAGGCGATCGGCTTCTTGGACAAGAGGGCCTGCTGGCCGGCGTAGGCGGCGGCGACGGGGAAGATCCCATCCCGCTTGGCCTGGCCGGCGGCCATCACCCGGAAGAGGCGGCTGCGGGCGAAGCTCCGGAAGTGAACGGGGTCGCGGAAGGCGAGGGGCTCGGCCAGCATCCGGAAAGATCCATCTCGGGCGATGGAGAGGCCGATGGAGGTTTCTCCGGCTTGCAAGCGCCGCAAGTATTCCCAGACCGTGGGCGCCGGAGGGTCTTTTAGATAGCCGCGGATTTTCGTGGAGGGTAGGGAGTCCCCGAGGGCTTGCAGACAGGCTTCCACCTCGCCCAGACGCTGCGGGTAAATGGAAATCCGGATCGGAGCGAAAGGCTGCGCACCCCGCGCCTCCGAAAGAGCGAAAAGCGCCATCAAGGCCGCCGCCCAGGCACAACAACCCTTCACCGCCCGGCTCATGGAGAACAGACCCTACTGGTTAAAAGGGTTCTGGCGCCCGGGGACGGGAGTGGAGCCTCCGGCCGCCTGGGGAGGCCCCGCCTGTTGCTCCGGCTGCTTAGGCTCCGCCGAGAAGCAGCCGAGCTTCCGGCGGCGGTCGTAGTCCTGCTGGCCCGCGATCAGCTCCTCGGCGGTATTGAAGCCGCCGGCGATGGCCCGCTCGGCTTGGTAGGCCTCATCCGACTGCCGGCATTCCGGCCGGGCGAGCATCTGCTTGTTCAGCGGCTCCTCCGAGGGAAGCGTGGGCTGGAGGCTCGCCTGGGACTGGGGCGGGGCGGGCTCCTCAAACGGATTCACCCGCGGCGCGGCCGCCGCCGGAGGAACCAACGCGGCCGGGCCACCCGGGCCGGCTCCCGATCCTGAGGGCGGATTCACAGGAACCGTGGAGGCGGGGCCGCCGGTTTCGCTCTCCGCCTGCCTGCGGCGCATGGCCTCGCGCTCCGCCTGCCTGCGGAGCACGGCCTCGCGCAGGGCTTTCTTCTTGGATCCTTCTCCCTTCCCGGCTTCTCCGGCCTTGGGGCCGTCCGAGCCCTGGGGCGCCGGCTTGGCGCCGCCCGTCAGGTCGTAGCAGCCGCGCACGTCGGGCGGATGGGGCCCCGGGCCGCATCCGAAGGGATTGTTCCTCTCCCCTCCGCCCGGAAGGTTCTTGAAGTCGGGCATCACGAAGCCGTCGCGTTCCTGCTGCACCCGCAGGACGCAGATGGTCTGCTGGGTAGGAGATAGCTTCCCGCACTTCCTGGCGATCTCGGGATCGCTTTGGACGGCGAGCTTGGCGCGCTGCTCGCTACGCTGGCTCTTGTAAAGAGCCTCGCACATGCCGGGGTTGGAGGTAGAAGCGCACTGGCGGCGGATCGCTTCATCGCTTATGCCCGCGTTCTTCCAAAAATCATCCCTTTCCGGGCCTTGCCCGGAGGGATTCGCCCTTCCCTC includes these proteins:
- the dctP gene encoding TRAP transporter substrate-binding protein DctP, translating into MQAGETSIGLSIARDGSFRMLAEPLAFRDPVHFRSFARSRLFRVMAAGQAKRDGIFPVAAAYAGQQALLSKKPIASLEDFKGMRVRSFSKTLFPALGAKAVSLPLAEVKPALDRSVVDAAETLPTLISSLKWPEAARNLYLTGFVTETVLFSVQSKAWSALPPETRKEVGMWISKAAEACSRANYDAESRALKELESKGVRVFPFDAAKVRARLPAPKGGPGWTAGTWNELQALK